A segment of the Bernardetia sp. genome:
GATATTCTTGTTTTTGGGATATTCTTTTATAAAACGGTCAAAGGTAGCTCTTGCATTTCCATCTTCTTTGAGTTGATAATGATAGACTTTGCCAAGTTCAAATAAAGCCCCTTCAATTTCTTGTTCCAAAAGTGTAATTTCTTCTTTCGTAGAAGGTACTTCTTTAAGTCTTTCCTCTACTGTCGCCACTGTTGCATACAAGTTTTCTTGTTCTGTTTTGCTATCTGCCATAGTTGCTGTTGTTTCTACAGTATTATCAATAGCACTATTGACTTTATTACTTCTACGCCAGTTGTCTTCCAAGGGACGATTTTTCCACACTCTTACAAATGTATTTTTACCTTGTCTTACGGCTTGTTCATTATAAAAATACCATATTTGTGCAGTATTATTGTTGTTTGCAAACGGATTGGTTGCTCCTTGATTGACTAGATTTCCACTTTTGGCTGCTTGCTTGGCTGCTGCCACTTCTTTATCAATTTGAGCTTTTTCTTCTGCAATTTGTTTCTCAAAATATTTTACCAATTCCTCCTGCGACATTTTAGAAAGACTTATTTTTGTGTCAGCTCGTTGCAAAACGTCGTATTGTTGAAAAAATTGATTCAAAATCTCTCCTCTTGCAGCAATTTCATCATAATTACGCATTTCCTCTGTACTTATAGCCAATGCAGAATCGTAATACGCATTTGCTTTGGCATATTTACTTTCAGCATAATAGAGTTCTCCCATTCTGACATACGTATAGGCTCTTTGTGCTGAATTATTGGAAGGCTGATTTAAAGATTCTTGCAAGAGTTCGATGGCTTCTTTGGTTTTTCCTCTTTTTTGTGCAAAGCCAGCCATTTCATAATAAATACGGTCTTTATACTCTTCATTTTTTTGGTCTTTCAAAAGCTTTTCAAAGTATTTTTGTGCTTGTTTTATATCTTCTGCACTTGTCCCAGCCACTTGTGAGGCATTGAGTTGGGCATTAAAAACCATTTCATATTCTGGGTGGGCTTTTATGCTCGCTTCGTAATTTTGATACGCTTTTCTGTCAAACTTATTTACATTGATTGTATTATCATTTACTCCTTCTTTGGCTTTGTTCTGATAAATTTGACCTAAAATAAAGTGATAACGAGCTTTACCAGTCTTATTTTTTACATAAGGTAGAGCCAACTCTAAATAGGCTGCTGTTTTATCAAAATCATTTATGGTTCTGTAATAGTGTGCCGAAACCAAATAAAAATCTTTGATGTTTTCTTCTGAAAACTTATCACCTTCTTCAGAAATATAATCCATTGTAAAAGAGGCTTGGTCTAAATTACCACTCTCAATAAATGAACGCATGAGCCAAATCAAGGCAGCATGTTTTACGTCCAATGCTTCACTATTTCCATTCAAATATTTAAAAGAATTGATAGCATTTCTATAATCTGCTTGGTGCAAACGAGCTTTTCCAATCAGAAGATAAGAATCGTCTGTCCAGTCGCTTTCTGGGTGGCGTTGGATGGGTAGTGATGCCTTTTCAATCACATAATCTAGTTCGCCTTTAAAAGCTCCCATCGAAACACTATCGATAGCTGGCAAAACTGTTAAGACGTTATTAAAATCACTTTTTTGCTGTTTATATGTATTTTTATAGACTTCATCAAAACGTTCTTTAGCTAAAAAATAAGCATTAAAACGAGAGGCTGTATTTCTATAAAACTGACAAGAGGTTAGTCCTCCGAATATGAAAGATGAAGAAATAAGAACTACTAAACTTATATTTATCTTTTTCTGAAATGTTGATAGGTTCATTTAGACGAAACTGAGGTGATTATTTAGTTATTTTTTATAAACGTATAATTATATCATCCAATTATTTTTTACTGTTTTTACTATCTATTTTTTATATAAACCCTAAGGGTTTGGGAAACCCTTAGGGTTTATAAATTACTTCTTCACTTTCTTCTTTTTCTCTTTTTTAGCCTGTCCATTCGTTGCCTTTTTAGGCTCTAACTCTAAGAATGGATATTTGTAATCTGTTGGAGGATTGAAAGTTTCCTTAATCGTTCTAGGGCTTACCCAACGCAAAAGATTCAAATAAGAACCTGCTTTGTCATTCGTTCCAGATGCTCTAGCTCCACCAAATGGCTGCTGACCTACAACTGCACCTGTTGGCTTATCATTGATATAGAAATTACCTGCTGCATTTTTGAGCTTCTTAGTAGCCAGTTCTACAGCTGTTCTGTCGTGAGCAAAAATAGAACCTGTAAGCGCATACGGAGAAGTTTGGTCAGTAAGCGTAAGAATATCCTCAAAATCATTTTCTGGATAAACATAAATTGTAAGTACAGGACCGAAAATTTCCTCACACATCGTAACATATTTTGGATCTTCTACCTTCAAAACAATTGGTTCAATGAAATACCCTTCTGATTTGTCGTAATTTCCACCTGCAATTACTTTGACATTTTTGTCTTTCTTTGCATTATCGATATACTTAGCAATTTTGTCAAACGATTTTTCATCAATAACGGCATTTACAAAATTTCCATATACTTCTGGAGAACCTACTTTTATTTCAGAAAGCATTTCAGTCATTGTTTCTTTTACTTCCTTCCAAATATTTTGAGGAATATATGCTCTTGAAGCAGCCGAACATTTTTGCCCTTGGAACTCAAATGCTCCACGAACGAGTGCCGTAGCCACTTGTTTTGCATCAGCTGTGTGATGCGCCACAACGAAGTCTTTTCCTCCAGTTTCTCCTACAATTCTTGGGTAACTTCTGTATTTATTGATATTTTTTCCAATTTCTTTCCAAATTGTTT
Coding sequences within it:
- a CDS encoding tetratricopeptide repeat protein gives rise to the protein MNLSTFQKKINISLVVLISSSFIFGGLTSCQFYRNTASRFNAYFLAKERFDEVYKNTYKQQKSDFNNVLTVLPAIDSVSMGAFKGELDYVIEKASLPIQRHPESDWTDDSYLLIGKARLHQADYRNAINSFKYLNGNSEALDVKHAALIWLMRSFIESGNLDQASFTMDYISEEGDKFSEENIKDFYLVSAHYYRTINDFDKTAAYLELALPYVKNKTGKARYHFILGQIYQNKAKEGVNDNTINVNKFDRKAYQNYEASIKAHPEYEMVFNAQLNASQVAGTSAEDIKQAQKYFEKLLKDQKNEEYKDRIYYEMAGFAQKRGKTKEAIELLQESLNQPSNNSAQRAYTYVRMGELYYAESKYAKANAYYDSALAISTEEMRNYDEIAARGEILNQFFQQYDVLQRADTKISLSKMSQEELVKYFEKQIAEEKAQIDKEVAAAKQAAKSGNLVNQGATNPFANNNNTAQIWYFYNEQAVRQGKNTFVRVWKNRPLEDNWRRSNKVNSAIDNTVETTATMADSKTEQENLYATVATVEERLKEVPSTKEEITLLEQEIEGALFELGKVYHYQLKEDGNARATFDRFIKEYPKNKNIPEALFILRKMCLENQTLEKCDVASYEKTLQTKYPESTFAKLISNPDYLEQSAANDTIVTTLYEESYTLYSEKQYEKAIEKLDKIRTDYPQNSYNAKIELLRIMSASHIEPLPIYVEKLNIFVTKYEGSKEQEYAKRLLEVADEKLKETTSPAEENSTNTGG
- the pruA gene encoding L-glutamate gamma-semialdehyde dehydrogenase, which codes for MQNAIFNIPFPINEPVLEYRAGSPEREALKKAIKELRSQELDIPMVIGGERVRTDEKMRLSPPHDHKHTLGHFHYGDKGHVEQAIRAALAAKEAWEELPWTNRATIFLKAADLLAGEYRAKINAATVLGQSKNAFQAEIDSACEFIDFLRFNAYFMQEIYEKQPVSSDGIWNKLEYRPLEGFVFALTPFNFTAIAGNLPASAALMGNVVVWKPAFTQIYSAHVIMEVFEKAGMPAGVINLIFTDGPETGDVIFNHKDFAGIHFTGSTGVFQTIWKEIGKNINKYRSYPRIVGETGGKDFVVAHHTADAKQVATALVRGAFEFQGQKCSAASRAYIPQNIWKEVKETMTEMLSEIKVGSPEVYGNFVNAVIDEKSFDKIAKYIDNAKKDKNVKVIAGGNYDKSEGYFIEPIVLKVEDPKYVTMCEEIFGPVLTIYVYPENDFEDILTLTDQTSPYALTGSIFAHDRTAVELATKKLKNAAGNFYINDKPTGAVVGQQPFGGARASGTNDKAGSYLNLLRWVSPRTIKETFNPPTDYKYPFLELEPKKATNGQAKKEKKKKVKK